A window from Branchiostoma lanceolatum isolate klBraLanc5 chromosome 9, klBraLanc5.hap2, whole genome shotgun sequence encodes these proteins:
- the LOC136441807 gene encoding E3 ubiquitin-protein ligase RING2-like isoform X1 — protein sequence MQTTVPVNVPNVPPPNKTWELSLYELHRTPQEAITDTTEIAVSPRSLHSELMCPICLDMLKNTMTTKECLHRFCQDCIITALRSGNKECPTCRKKLVSKRSLRPDPNFDALISKIYPSRDEYEAHQERVLARLNKHHNQQALSSSIEEGLKLQALNRAQRVRKHLEEPGGGELGQPRKRPKTGSDESGAEQETHNSGGENFCDPPEPLNEVELVFKPHPNNHEDSENGSQTSPLSSPTDIPDSCARSLSGWQPSVPPTPEAVNEIELVFKPHPSPTASKADSQTSDRKFTRKYIKTTANATVDHLSRYLAMRLALEKQKEEVAGPPSVGTEEPQYTIYIAPTPGQFVALTGGMSLEAVNEKHWKVNRPLEMYYSLKK from the exons ATGCAGACGACGGTTCCAGTGAACGTTCCAAACGTTCCCCCGCCCAACAAGACGTGGGAGCTGAGCCTGTACGAGCTGCATCGTACGCCGCAGGAGGCCATCACGGACACCACGGAGATCGCCGTGTCCCCGCGCAGCCTGCACAGCGAGCTGATGTGTCCGATATGTCTGGACATGCTGAAGAACACCATGACTACTAAGGAG TGTCTTCATCGCTTCTGTCAGGACTGCATCATCACAGCGCTACGCAGTGGCAACAAGGAGTGCCCCACCTGCCGAAAGAAACTGGTGTCAAAACGCTCTCTAAGACCGGATCCAAACTTCGATGCTCTCATCTCTAAG atCTACCCCAGTCGTGACGAGTATGAGGCACACCAGGAGCGTGTGCTGGCCCGACTGAACAAGCACCACAACCAACAGGCACTCAGCTCCAGCATCGAGGAGGGCCTCAAGCTGCAGGCACTCAACAG AGCCCAGCGCGTGAGGAAACATCTGGAGGAGCCAGGCGGCGGGGAGCTCGGCCAGCCACGTAAGAGACCCAAGACTGGATCCGACGAGTCCGGCGCTGAGCAGGAGACTCATAACTCAG GAGGAGAGAACTTCTGCGATCCGCCCGAGCCTCTGAACGAGGTCGAGTTGGTTTTCAAACCTCACCCCAACAACCACGAAGACTCGGAGAATGGCAGCCAAAcgag TCCGCTCTCCAGCCCAACCGACATCCCCGACTCCTGCGCCCGCTCACTCAG TGGATGGCAACCTAGTGTCCCACCAACTCCAGAAGCTGTGAACGAGATTGAGTTAGTCTTCAAACCGCATCCCTCGCCCACAGCTTCTAAGGCTGACAGTCAGACAAG CGACAGAAAATTCACCCGAAA GTACATAAAGACAACAGCCAACGCTACAGTGGACCACCTGTCCAGGTACCTGGCCATGCGCCTGGCCCTGGAGAAGCAGAAGGAGGAGGTCGCTGGACCGCCGAGTGTCGGTACCGAGGAGCCGCAGTACACCATCTACATCGCACCCACCCCGGGACAGTTTGTG gcGCTGACAGGGGGAATGAGCCTGGAAGCTGTGAACGAGAAACACTGGAAGGTCAACAGACCGCTGGAGATGTACTACTCTCTCAAGAAATGA
- the LOC136441807 gene encoding E3 ubiquitin-protein ligase RING2-like isoform X5 yields MQTTVPVNVPNVPPPNKTWELSLYELHRTPQEAITDTTEIAVSPRSLHSELMCPICLDMLKNTMTTKECLHRFCQDCIITALRSGNKECPTCRKKLVSKRSLRPDPNFDALISKIYPSRDEYEAHQERVLARLNKHHNQQALSSSIEEGLKLQALNRAQRVRKHLEEPGGGELGQPRKRPKTGSDESGAEQETHNSGGENFCDPPEPLNEVELVFKPHPNNHEDSENGSQTSPLSSPTDIPDSCARSLRYIKTTANATVDHLSRYLAMRLALEKQKEEVAGPPSVGTEEPQYTIYIAPTPGQFVALTGGMSLEAVNEKHWKVNRPLEMYYSLKK; encoded by the exons ATGCAGACGACGGTTCCAGTGAACGTTCCAAACGTTCCCCCGCCCAACAAGACGTGGGAGCTGAGCCTGTACGAGCTGCATCGTACGCCGCAGGAGGCCATCACGGACACCACGGAGATCGCCGTGTCCCCGCGCAGCCTGCACAGCGAGCTGATGTGTCCGATATGTCTGGACATGCTGAAGAACACCATGACTACTAAGGAG TGTCTTCATCGCTTCTGTCAGGACTGCATCATCACAGCGCTACGCAGTGGCAACAAGGAGTGCCCCACCTGCCGAAAGAAACTGGTGTCAAAACGCTCTCTAAGACCGGATCCAAACTTCGATGCTCTCATCTCTAAG atCTACCCCAGTCGTGACGAGTATGAGGCACACCAGGAGCGTGTGCTGGCCCGACTGAACAAGCACCACAACCAACAGGCACTCAGCTCCAGCATCGAGGAGGGCCTCAAGCTGCAGGCACTCAACAG AGCCCAGCGCGTGAGGAAACATCTGGAGGAGCCAGGCGGCGGGGAGCTCGGCCAGCCACGTAAGAGACCCAAGACTGGATCCGACGAGTCCGGCGCTGAGCAGGAGACTCATAACTCAG GAGGAGAGAACTTCTGCGATCCGCCCGAGCCTCTGAACGAGGTCGAGTTGGTTTTCAAACCTCACCCCAACAACCACGAAGACTCGGAGAATGGCAGCCAAAcgag TCCGCTCTCCAGCCCAACCGACATCCCCGACTCCTGCGCCCGCTCACTCAG GTACATAAAGACAACAGCCAACGCTACAGTGGACCACCTGTCCAGGTACCTGGCCATGCGCCTGGCCCTGGAGAAGCAGAAGGAGGAGGTCGCTGGACCGCCGAGTGTCGGTACCGAGGAGCCGCAGTACACCATCTACATCGCACCCACCCCGGGACAGTTTGTG gcGCTGACAGGGGGAATGAGCCTGGAAGCTGTGAACGAGAAACACTGGAAGGTCAACAGACCGCTGGAGATGTACTACTCTCTCAAGAAATGA
- the LOC136441807 gene encoding E3 ubiquitin-protein ligase RING2-like isoform X4 translates to MQTTVPVNVPNVPPPNKTWELSLYELHRTPQEAITDTTEIAVSPRSLHSELMCPICLDMLKNTMTTKECLHRFCQDCIITALRSGNKECPTCRKKLVSKRSLRPDPNFDALISKIYPSRDEYEAHQERVLARLNKHHNQQALSSSIEEGLKLQALNRAQRVRKHLEEPGGGELGQPRKRPKTGSDESGAEQETHNSGGENFCDPPEPLNEVELVFKPHPNNHEDSENGSQTSPLSSPTDIPDSCARSLSDRKFTRKYIKTTANATVDHLSRYLAMRLALEKQKEEVAGPPSVGTEEPQYTIYIAPTPGQFVALTGGMSLEAVNEKHWKVNRPLEMYYSLKK, encoded by the exons ATGCAGACGACGGTTCCAGTGAACGTTCCAAACGTTCCCCCGCCCAACAAGACGTGGGAGCTGAGCCTGTACGAGCTGCATCGTACGCCGCAGGAGGCCATCACGGACACCACGGAGATCGCCGTGTCCCCGCGCAGCCTGCACAGCGAGCTGATGTGTCCGATATGTCTGGACATGCTGAAGAACACCATGACTACTAAGGAG TGTCTTCATCGCTTCTGTCAGGACTGCATCATCACAGCGCTACGCAGTGGCAACAAGGAGTGCCCCACCTGCCGAAAGAAACTGGTGTCAAAACGCTCTCTAAGACCGGATCCAAACTTCGATGCTCTCATCTCTAAG atCTACCCCAGTCGTGACGAGTATGAGGCACACCAGGAGCGTGTGCTGGCCCGACTGAACAAGCACCACAACCAACAGGCACTCAGCTCCAGCATCGAGGAGGGCCTCAAGCTGCAGGCACTCAACAG AGCCCAGCGCGTGAGGAAACATCTGGAGGAGCCAGGCGGCGGGGAGCTCGGCCAGCCACGTAAGAGACCCAAGACTGGATCCGACGAGTCCGGCGCTGAGCAGGAGACTCATAACTCAG GAGGAGAGAACTTCTGCGATCCGCCCGAGCCTCTGAACGAGGTCGAGTTGGTTTTCAAACCTCACCCCAACAACCACGAAGACTCGGAGAATGGCAGCCAAAcgag TCCGCTCTCCAGCCCAACCGACATCCCCGACTCCTGCGCCCGCTCACTCAG CGACAGAAAATTCACCCGAAA GTACATAAAGACAACAGCCAACGCTACAGTGGACCACCTGTCCAGGTACCTGGCCATGCGCCTGGCCCTGGAGAAGCAGAAGGAGGAGGTCGCTGGACCGCCGAGTGTCGGTACCGAGGAGCCGCAGTACACCATCTACATCGCACCCACCCCGGGACAGTTTGTG gcGCTGACAGGGGGAATGAGCCTGGAAGCTGTGAACGAGAAACACTGGAAGGTCAACAGACCGCTGGAGATGTACTACTCTCTCAAGAAATGA
- the LOC136441807 gene encoding E3 ubiquitin-protein ligase RING2-like isoform X2: MQTTVPVNVPNVPPPNKTWELSLYELHRTPQEAITDTTEIAVSPRSLHSELMCPICLDMLKNTMTTKECLHRFCQDCIITALRSGNKECPTCRKKLVSKRSLRPDPNFDALISKIYPSRDEYEAHQERVLARLNKHHNQQALSSSIEEGLKLQALNRAQRVRKHLEEPGGGELGQPRKRPKTGSDESGAEQETHNSGGENFCDPPEPLNEVELVFKPHPNNHEDSENGSQTSPLSSPTDIPDSCARSLSGWQPSVPPTPEAVNEIELVFKPHPSPTASKADSQTRYIKTTANATVDHLSRYLAMRLALEKQKEEVAGPPSVGTEEPQYTIYIAPTPGQFVALTGGMSLEAVNEKHWKVNRPLEMYYSLKK; this comes from the exons ATGCAGACGACGGTTCCAGTGAACGTTCCAAACGTTCCCCCGCCCAACAAGACGTGGGAGCTGAGCCTGTACGAGCTGCATCGTACGCCGCAGGAGGCCATCACGGACACCACGGAGATCGCCGTGTCCCCGCGCAGCCTGCACAGCGAGCTGATGTGTCCGATATGTCTGGACATGCTGAAGAACACCATGACTACTAAGGAG TGTCTTCATCGCTTCTGTCAGGACTGCATCATCACAGCGCTACGCAGTGGCAACAAGGAGTGCCCCACCTGCCGAAAGAAACTGGTGTCAAAACGCTCTCTAAGACCGGATCCAAACTTCGATGCTCTCATCTCTAAG atCTACCCCAGTCGTGACGAGTATGAGGCACACCAGGAGCGTGTGCTGGCCCGACTGAACAAGCACCACAACCAACAGGCACTCAGCTCCAGCATCGAGGAGGGCCTCAAGCTGCAGGCACTCAACAG AGCCCAGCGCGTGAGGAAACATCTGGAGGAGCCAGGCGGCGGGGAGCTCGGCCAGCCACGTAAGAGACCCAAGACTGGATCCGACGAGTCCGGCGCTGAGCAGGAGACTCATAACTCAG GAGGAGAGAACTTCTGCGATCCGCCCGAGCCTCTGAACGAGGTCGAGTTGGTTTTCAAACCTCACCCCAACAACCACGAAGACTCGGAGAATGGCAGCCAAAcgag TCCGCTCTCCAGCCCAACCGACATCCCCGACTCCTGCGCCCGCTCACTCAG TGGATGGCAACCTAGTGTCCCACCAACTCCAGAAGCTGTGAACGAGATTGAGTTAGTCTTCAAACCGCATCCCTCGCCCACAGCTTCTAAGGCTGACAGTCAGACAAG GTACATAAAGACAACAGCCAACGCTACAGTGGACCACCTGTCCAGGTACCTGGCCATGCGCCTGGCCCTGGAGAAGCAGAAGGAGGAGGTCGCTGGACCGCCGAGTGTCGGTACCGAGGAGCCGCAGTACACCATCTACATCGCACCCACCCCGGGACAGTTTGTG gcGCTGACAGGGGGAATGAGCCTGGAAGCTGTGAACGAGAAACACTGGAAGGTCAACAGACCGCTGGAGATGTACTACTCTCTCAAGAAATGA
- the LOC136441807 gene encoding E3 ubiquitin-protein ligase RING2-like isoform X3: MQTTVPVNVPNVPPPNKTWELSLYELHRTPQEAITDTTEIAVSPRSLHSELMCPICLDMLKNTMTTKECLHRFCQDCIITALRSGNKECPTCRKKLVSKRSLRPDPNFDALISKIYPSRDEYEAHQERVLARLNKHHNQQALSSSIEEGLKLQALNRAQRVRKHLEEPGGGELGQPRKRPKTGSDESGAEQETHNSGGENFCDPPEPLNEVELVFKPHPNNHEDSENGSQTSGWQPSVPPTPEAVNEIELVFKPHPSPTASKADSQTSDRKFTRKYIKTTANATVDHLSRYLAMRLALEKQKEEVAGPPSVGTEEPQYTIYIAPTPGQFVALTGGMSLEAVNEKHWKVNRPLEMYYSLKK; encoded by the exons ATGCAGACGACGGTTCCAGTGAACGTTCCAAACGTTCCCCCGCCCAACAAGACGTGGGAGCTGAGCCTGTACGAGCTGCATCGTACGCCGCAGGAGGCCATCACGGACACCACGGAGATCGCCGTGTCCCCGCGCAGCCTGCACAGCGAGCTGATGTGTCCGATATGTCTGGACATGCTGAAGAACACCATGACTACTAAGGAG TGTCTTCATCGCTTCTGTCAGGACTGCATCATCACAGCGCTACGCAGTGGCAACAAGGAGTGCCCCACCTGCCGAAAGAAACTGGTGTCAAAACGCTCTCTAAGACCGGATCCAAACTTCGATGCTCTCATCTCTAAG atCTACCCCAGTCGTGACGAGTATGAGGCACACCAGGAGCGTGTGCTGGCCCGACTGAACAAGCACCACAACCAACAGGCACTCAGCTCCAGCATCGAGGAGGGCCTCAAGCTGCAGGCACTCAACAG AGCCCAGCGCGTGAGGAAACATCTGGAGGAGCCAGGCGGCGGGGAGCTCGGCCAGCCACGTAAGAGACCCAAGACTGGATCCGACGAGTCCGGCGCTGAGCAGGAGACTCATAACTCAG GAGGAGAGAACTTCTGCGATCCGCCCGAGCCTCTGAACGAGGTCGAGTTGGTTTTCAAACCTCACCCCAACAACCACGAAGACTCGGAGAATGGCAGCCAAAcgag TGGATGGCAACCTAGTGTCCCACCAACTCCAGAAGCTGTGAACGAGATTGAGTTAGTCTTCAAACCGCATCCCTCGCCCACAGCTTCTAAGGCTGACAGTCAGACAAG CGACAGAAAATTCACCCGAAA GTACATAAAGACAACAGCCAACGCTACAGTGGACCACCTGTCCAGGTACCTGGCCATGCGCCTGGCCCTGGAGAAGCAGAAGGAGGAGGTCGCTGGACCGCCGAGTGTCGGTACCGAGGAGCCGCAGTACACCATCTACATCGCACCCACCCCGGGACAGTTTGTG gcGCTGACAGGGGGAATGAGCCTGGAAGCTGTGAACGAGAAACACTGGAAGGTCAACAGACCGCTGGAGATGTACTACTCTCTCAAGAAATGA
- the LOC136441807 gene encoding E3 ubiquitin-protein ligase RING2-like isoform X7, whose translation MQTTVPVNVPNVPPPNKTWELSLYELHRTPQEAITDTTEIAVSPRSLHSELMCPICLDMLKNTMTTKECLHRFCQDCIITALRSGNKECPTCRKKLVSKRSLRPDPNFDALISKIYPSRDEYEAHQERVLARLNKHHNQQALSSSIEEGLKLQALNRAQRVRKHLEEPGGGELGQPRKRPKTGSDESGAEQETHNSGGENFCDPPEPLNEVELVFKPHPNNHEDSENGSQTRYIKTTANATVDHLSRYLAMRLALEKQKEEVAGPPSVGTEEPQYTIYIAPTPGQFVALTGGMSLEAVNEKHWKVNRPLEMYYSLKK comes from the exons ATGCAGACGACGGTTCCAGTGAACGTTCCAAACGTTCCCCCGCCCAACAAGACGTGGGAGCTGAGCCTGTACGAGCTGCATCGTACGCCGCAGGAGGCCATCACGGACACCACGGAGATCGCCGTGTCCCCGCGCAGCCTGCACAGCGAGCTGATGTGTCCGATATGTCTGGACATGCTGAAGAACACCATGACTACTAAGGAG TGTCTTCATCGCTTCTGTCAGGACTGCATCATCACAGCGCTACGCAGTGGCAACAAGGAGTGCCCCACCTGCCGAAAGAAACTGGTGTCAAAACGCTCTCTAAGACCGGATCCAAACTTCGATGCTCTCATCTCTAAG atCTACCCCAGTCGTGACGAGTATGAGGCACACCAGGAGCGTGTGCTGGCCCGACTGAACAAGCACCACAACCAACAGGCACTCAGCTCCAGCATCGAGGAGGGCCTCAAGCTGCAGGCACTCAACAG AGCCCAGCGCGTGAGGAAACATCTGGAGGAGCCAGGCGGCGGGGAGCTCGGCCAGCCACGTAAGAGACCCAAGACTGGATCCGACGAGTCCGGCGCTGAGCAGGAGACTCATAACTCAG GAGGAGAGAACTTCTGCGATCCGCCCGAGCCTCTGAACGAGGTCGAGTTGGTTTTCAAACCTCACCCCAACAACCACGAAGACTCGGAGAATGGCAGCCAAAcgag GTACATAAAGACAACAGCCAACGCTACAGTGGACCACCTGTCCAGGTACCTGGCCATGCGCCTGGCCCTGGAGAAGCAGAAGGAGGAGGTCGCTGGACCGCCGAGTGTCGGTACCGAGGAGCCGCAGTACACCATCTACATCGCACCCACCCCGGGACAGTTTGTG gcGCTGACAGGGGGAATGAGCCTGGAAGCTGTGAACGAGAAACACTGGAAGGTCAACAGACCGCTGGAGATGTACTACTCTCTCAAGAAATGA
- the LOC136441807 gene encoding E3 ubiquitin-protein ligase RING2-like isoform X6, producing MQTTVPVNVPNVPPPNKTWELSLYELHRTPQEAITDTTEIAVSPRSLHSELMCPICLDMLKNTMTTKECLHRFCQDCIITALRSGNKECPTCRKKLVSKRSLRPDPNFDALISKIYPSRDEYEAHQERVLARLNKHHNQQALSSSIEEGLKLQALNRAQRVRKHLEEPGGGELGQPRKRPKTGSDESGAEQETHNSGGENFCDPPEPLNEVELVFKPHPNNHEDSENGSQTSDRKFTRKYIKTTANATVDHLSRYLAMRLALEKQKEEVAGPPSVGTEEPQYTIYIAPTPGQFVALTGGMSLEAVNEKHWKVNRPLEMYYSLKK from the exons ATGCAGACGACGGTTCCAGTGAACGTTCCAAACGTTCCCCCGCCCAACAAGACGTGGGAGCTGAGCCTGTACGAGCTGCATCGTACGCCGCAGGAGGCCATCACGGACACCACGGAGATCGCCGTGTCCCCGCGCAGCCTGCACAGCGAGCTGATGTGTCCGATATGTCTGGACATGCTGAAGAACACCATGACTACTAAGGAG TGTCTTCATCGCTTCTGTCAGGACTGCATCATCACAGCGCTACGCAGTGGCAACAAGGAGTGCCCCACCTGCCGAAAGAAACTGGTGTCAAAACGCTCTCTAAGACCGGATCCAAACTTCGATGCTCTCATCTCTAAG atCTACCCCAGTCGTGACGAGTATGAGGCACACCAGGAGCGTGTGCTGGCCCGACTGAACAAGCACCACAACCAACAGGCACTCAGCTCCAGCATCGAGGAGGGCCTCAAGCTGCAGGCACTCAACAG AGCCCAGCGCGTGAGGAAACATCTGGAGGAGCCAGGCGGCGGGGAGCTCGGCCAGCCACGTAAGAGACCCAAGACTGGATCCGACGAGTCCGGCGCTGAGCAGGAGACTCATAACTCAG GAGGAGAGAACTTCTGCGATCCGCCCGAGCCTCTGAACGAGGTCGAGTTGGTTTTCAAACCTCACCCCAACAACCACGAAGACTCGGAGAATGGCAGCCAAAcgag CGACAGAAAATTCACCCGAAA GTACATAAAGACAACAGCCAACGCTACAGTGGACCACCTGTCCAGGTACCTGGCCATGCGCCTGGCCCTGGAGAAGCAGAAGGAGGAGGTCGCTGGACCGCCGAGTGTCGGTACCGAGGAGCCGCAGTACACCATCTACATCGCACCCACCCCGGGACAGTTTGTG gcGCTGACAGGGGGAATGAGCCTGGAAGCTGTGAACGAGAAACACTGGAAGGTCAACAGACCGCTGGAGATGTACTACTCTCTCAAGAAATGA